In one window of Streptomyces roseofulvus DNA:
- a CDS encoding FG-GAP-like repeat-containing protein: MSLLSRLNRRRPAARSEARAAQATRPAAFGLAVLTALTAFATLGPAATPAQAEPEDCPRGYFCAWKTDHATGEMLKLTKSAATLGAWDNQISAVSNRTNQWVCGYDEPGYTTSYWSVGVRDPDPGGTEWGYMGMHSLSSLKFVLTARECYGPAYTTWHAEPNPAGPSRFGNLNGDDEADLLARDKAGRLWFLPGDGSGKLVGGGWGAMNALTRHGDFSADGKEDVIAREASTGKLYLYPGTGTGALGARKVIGTGGWNAMTRLTAFGDLTGDGRSDLLAVEKSTGKLWLYPGTSSGTLGARKLIGAGGWNSMNALTALGDVTGDGKADLVAREPATGKLWLYPGRTGTLGSRALIGGGWNAMAQLVGVGDHGYDGSNDLIALTNNAFRSTSCSYQGCLMIYGGRDNGTFAPGSWDGHDRSWNDMSTVF; encoded by the coding sequence ATGTCACTGCTGTCCCGGCTGAACCGCCGCCGCCCGGCGGCCCGGTCCGAGGCCCGCGCCGCCCAGGCCACCCGGCCGGCCGCGTTCGGCCTCGCCGTGCTCACCGCGCTCACCGCCTTCGCCACCCTCGGCCCGGCCGCCACCCCCGCGCAGGCGGAGCCCGAAGACTGCCCGAGGGGCTACTTCTGCGCCTGGAAGACCGATCACGCCACGGGCGAGATGCTCAAGCTCACCAAGAGCGCGGCGACGCTCGGCGCCTGGGACAACCAGATCAGCGCGGTCTCCAACCGCACGAACCAGTGGGTGTGCGGATACGACGAGCCCGGCTACACGACGTCGTACTGGAGCGTCGGCGTGCGGGACCCCGACCCGGGCGGCACCGAGTGGGGCTACATGGGGATGCACTCGCTCAGCTCGCTGAAGTTCGTCCTCACCGCGCGCGAGTGCTACGGCCCCGCCTACACGACGTGGCACGCCGAGCCCAACCCGGCCGGGCCCTCCCGTTTCGGCAACCTGAACGGCGACGACGAGGCGGACCTCCTCGCCCGCGACAAGGCCGGCCGCCTCTGGTTCCTCCCCGGCGACGGCAGCGGCAAGCTCGTCGGCGGCGGCTGGGGCGCGATGAACGCCCTCACCCGGCACGGCGACTTCTCCGCCGACGGCAAGGAGGACGTGATCGCCCGCGAGGCGTCCACCGGCAAGCTGTACCTGTACCCCGGCACCGGCACGGGCGCGCTCGGCGCCCGCAAGGTCATCGGGACGGGCGGCTGGAACGCCATGACCCGCCTCACCGCCTTCGGCGACCTCACCGGCGACGGCCGCTCCGACCTCCTCGCGGTCGAGAAGTCCACCGGCAAGCTGTGGCTCTACCCCGGCACGTCCTCGGGCACCCTCGGCGCGCGCAAGCTGATCGGCGCGGGCGGCTGGAACAGCATGAACGCGCTGACCGCCCTCGGCGACGTCACCGGCGACGGCAAGGCCGACCTCGTCGCCCGCGAACCCGCCACCGGCAAGCTCTGGCTCTACCCGGGCCGCACCGGCACCCTCGGCTCCCGCGCCCTCATCGGCGGCGGCTGGAACGCGATGGCCCAGCTCGTCGGCGTGGGCGACCACGGCTACGACGGCAGCAACGACCTCATCGCCCTGACCAACAACGCCTTCCGCAGCACCTCGTGCTCCTACCAGGGCTGCCTCATGATCTACGGCGGCAGGGACAACGGCACCTTCGCCCCCGGCAGCTGGGACGGCCACGACCGCTCCTGGAACGACATGAGCACCGTCTTCTGA
- a CDS encoding DUF397 domain-containing protein — MSTDLNWYKSSYSVEQGECVEVASCVHSVHVRDSKDTDRPSLSVSPAAWGAFLAQVK; from the coding sequence ATGAGCACAGACCTCAACTGGTACAAGAGCAGCTACAGCGTCGAGCAGGGCGAATGCGTCGAGGTCGCCTCCTGTGTGCACTCCGTGCACGTCCGTGACTCCAAGGACACCGACCGTCCCTCCCTCTCCGTCTCCCCCGCCGCCTGGGGCGCGTTCCTCGCCCAGGTGAAGTAG
- a CDS encoding ABC transporter ATP-binding protein — MTSIEIKNLTKEYGGRTTTRAVDDLTFRVEPGRVTGFLGPNGAGKSTTMRLVLGLDRPTSGTATVGGRLYTTLDEPLRTVGALLDAQAAHPSRTGRDHLRFLAASNGLPARRVDEVLAETGLEPAARRRIRGYSLGMRQRLGIAAALLGDPRVLMLDEPANGLDPEGIVWIRELLRRLAAEGRTVLVSSHLMNETATFADHLVVLGRGRLLADVPTREFIDAHSQARVRVRTGDPVRLRATLLAKGWTVGASADADGRWVVEGASAEEIGAVTAREGIPVFELADERASLEQAYLALTSDAAEFTARTPQEV, encoded by the coding sequence ATGACCAGCATCGAGATCAAGAACCTCACCAAGGAGTACGGCGGCAGGACCACGACCCGGGCCGTGGACGACCTCACGTTCCGTGTCGAGCCCGGCCGCGTCACCGGGTTCCTGGGCCCGAACGGGGCCGGGAAGTCCACCACCATGCGGCTCGTCCTCGGTCTCGACCGGCCCACCTCGGGCACCGCCACCGTCGGCGGCCGTCTCTACACGACGCTCGACGAGCCGTTGCGGACGGTCGGCGCCCTCCTCGACGCGCAGGCGGCGCACCCGTCCCGGACCGGCCGGGACCATCTGCGCTTCCTCGCCGCGAGCAACGGCCTGCCGGCCCGCCGGGTCGACGAGGTGCTGGCGGAGACGGGCCTGGAGCCGGCCGCCCGCCGCCGGATCCGCGGCTACTCGCTGGGCATGCGGCAGCGGCTCGGCATCGCCGCCGCGCTCCTGGGCGACCCGCGGGTGCTGATGCTGGACGAGCCGGCCAACGGCCTGGACCCGGAGGGCATCGTCTGGATCCGCGAGCTGCTGCGCCGGCTGGCCGCCGAGGGCCGGACGGTGCTGGTCTCCAGCCACCTCATGAACGAGACCGCGACCTTCGCCGACCACCTGGTGGTGCTGGGCCGCGGCCGGCTCCTCGCGGACGTGCCGACGCGGGAGTTCATCGACGCCCACAGCCAGGCGCGGGTGCGGGTGCGCACCGGCGATCCGGTCCGGCTGCGGGCCACGCTCCTGGCGAAGGGGTGGACGGTCGGCGCCTCCGCCGACGCGGACGGCCGGTGGGTGGTGGAGGGCGCCTCCGCCGAGGAGATCGGGGCGGTCACCGCCCGCGAGGGCATCCCGGTCTTCGAACTCGCCGACGAGCGCGCCTCGCTGGAGCAGGCGTACCTGGCCCTCACCTCGGACGCCGCCGAGTTCACCGCCCGCACCCCCCAGGAGGTCTGA
- a CDS encoding alpha/beta fold hydrolase, translating to MARRLDVTGADGIRLAAWDYTAVAGRTAATAEAGDPATGPEARTGGAGPAGASPSGAHRTTVHPAPAHQTAVRPTAAHQAVGSPAAPHPGTPRATAVSIARQPTGPEDRAAPPEPAEPLAAPTGAPVLLLHGLMGHAGHWASAAGLLTGGHRTIALDQRGHGASEKPPGGPFTREAYVADAAAVIERLGLGPVTLVGHSMGALTAWQLAAERPDLVRALVICDMRASALGAASQRAWQDWFRGWPAPFPSLDAVHRWFGADDPWVETPNPARGAFFAEVMTERADGWHPVFDPAQMLTSRETWVHDAHWDSLAQVRCPTLVVRGLDGELGRAEAQEMVRVLPHGAYAEIPDAGHLLHYTHPEAWAEAVGPFLAGVLTP from the coding sequence ATGGCGCGACGACTCGACGTCACCGGAGCCGACGGCATCCGGCTGGCGGCCTGGGACTACACGGCCGTCGCGGGCCGCACGGCCGCCACGGCGGAGGCCGGCGACCCGGCCACCGGCCCGGAGGCCCGCACGGGCGGCGCGGGCCCCGCCGGCGCGAGCCCGTCCGGCGCGCACCGGACCACCGTGCATCCGGCCCCGGCGCACCAGACCGCCGTGCGTCCGACCGCCGCGCACCAGGCCGTCGGGAGCCCGGCCGCCCCGCACCCCGGCACCCCGCGCGCCACCGCCGTGAGCATCGCCCGCCAGCCCACCGGTCCGGAGGACCGCGCGGCGCCGCCCGAACCGGCCGAGCCCCTCGCCGCACCCACCGGCGCCCCGGTCTTACTGCTCCACGGCCTGATGGGCCACGCGGGCCACTGGGCCTCCGCCGCCGGCCTCCTGACCGGCGGACACCGCACCATCGCCCTCGACCAGCGCGGCCACGGGGCCAGCGAGAAGCCGCCCGGCGGCCCGTTCACGCGCGAGGCGTACGTGGCGGACGCGGCGGCCGTCATCGAGCGGCTCGGACTCGGCCCCGTCACCCTCGTCGGCCACTCCATGGGCGCCCTGACGGCCTGGCAGCTCGCCGCCGAGCGCCCGGACCTGGTCCGCGCCCTCGTCATCTGCGACATGCGGGCCTCGGCGCTCGGCGCGGCCTCGCAGCGCGCCTGGCAGGACTGGTTCCGGGGCTGGCCGGCGCCCTTCCCCAGCCTGGACGCGGTGCACCGCTGGTTCGGCGCGGACGACCCGTGGGTGGAGACGCCGAACCCGGCGCGGGGCGCGTTCTTCGCCGAGGTGATGACCGAGCGCGCCGACGGCTGGCACCCCGTCTTCGACCCCGCCCAGATGCTGACCTCCCGCGAGACCTGGGTCCACGACGCCCACTGGGACTCGCTCGCCCAGGTCCGCTGCCCCACCCTCGTCGTGCGCGGGCTCGACGGCGAACTGGGCCGCGCCGAGGCCCAGGAGATGGTCCGCGTCCTCCCGCACGGCGCCTACGCGGAGATCCCCGACGCCGGCCACCTCCTCCACTACACCCACCCGGAGGCCTGGGCGGAAGCGGTGGGCCCGTTCCTCGCGGGCGTCCTGACCCCCTGA
- a CDS encoding sensor histidine kinase produces the protein MSAPPLSLLSLVRPLVRAVTYTRWLHLMVGAIVPLAAGLVYPGLTDPGLAEWLIVAALPVPPVAAIALLPSARRAEGLQARLMLLPGKHARVRRATDAATGISATPSASWTDRGRTALWLVFRMEAGLAVLLASIWLPQCTLVLAGAVVEEPLLAALTPAPDLGLPALAPLPLLALLALVVGAGRLDTRTARRLLGPSVKERMTALEERTERLLERNRIARELHDSLGHALTLAVVQAGAARAAKDPEFTDRALATIEETGRAALEDLERVLLLLRETGRPRGASPGLDEAVRLLDSARSSGARVDAEITGSVEELPGPVSREAYRMLQEALTNALRHAGQVPVEVRVTAERSRLRLLVTNPLPEGRPQAVPGSGSGLRGIRERAALLGGEAKAGVKDGEWRVAVTLPLR, from the coding sequence ATGTCCGCTCCGCCGCTGTCCCTCCTGAGCCTCGTACGGCCGTTGGTCCGCGCGGTCACCTACACCCGGTGGCTGCACCTGATGGTCGGCGCGATCGTGCCGCTCGCCGCCGGCCTCGTCTATCCCGGCCTGACCGACCCGGGCCTCGCGGAATGGCTGATCGTGGCCGCCCTGCCCGTCCCGCCCGTCGCGGCGATCGCCCTCCTCCCCTCGGCCCGCCGCGCCGAGGGCCTCCAGGCGCGCCTGATGCTGCTTCCCGGCAAGCACGCGCGCGTGCGGCGCGCGACCGACGCCGCCACCGGCATCTCGGCGACCCCGTCGGCGTCCTGGACAGATCGGGGGAGGACCGCCCTGTGGCTGGTCTTCCGGATGGAGGCGGGCCTCGCGGTCCTGCTGGCGTCGATCTGGCTGCCGCAGTGCACGCTCGTGCTGGCGGGCGCGGTCGTGGAGGAGCCGCTGCTCGCCGCCCTCACCCCCGCCCCGGACCTGGGCCTGCCCGCCCTCGCGCCGCTCCCCCTGCTCGCCCTCCTCGCGCTGGTCGTCGGCGCCGGCCGGCTGGACACGCGGACCGCGCGCCGGCTCCTCGGCCCGTCCGTGAAGGAGCGCATGACGGCCCTGGAGGAGCGCACGGAACGGCTCCTGGAGCGCAACCGGATCGCCCGCGAGCTGCACGACTCGCTGGGCCACGCCCTCACCCTGGCCGTGGTGCAGGCGGGCGCCGCGCGGGCGGCGAAGGACCCCGAGTTCACCGACCGGGCGCTCGCGACCATCGAGGAGACCGGCCGGGCGGCCCTGGAGGACCTGGAGCGGGTGCTGCTCCTGCTGCGCGAGACGGGCCGGCCGCGCGGCGCCAGCCCCGGTCTCGACGAGGCCGTCCGCCTCCTGGACTCGGCCCGTTCCTCGGGCGCGCGCGTGGACGCCGAGATCACCGGCTCCGTGGAGGAACTGCCCGGGCCCGTCTCGCGGGAGGCGTACCGGATGCTCCAGGAGGCCCTGACGAACGCGCTGCGGCACGCGGGCCAGGTGCCCGTCGAGGTCCGGGTGACGGCGGAGCGGTCCCGGCTGCGCCTCCTGGTCACCAACCCGCTGCCGGAAGGCCGGCCGCAGGCCGTCCCCGGCTCGGGCAGCGGCCTGCGCGGCATCCGCGAACGGGCCGCGCTGCTGGGCGGCGAGGCGAAGGCGGGGGTGAAGGACGGCGAGTGGCGGGTGGCGGTGACCCTGCCCCTGCGGTGA
- a CDS encoding metal-dependent transcriptional regulator, giving the protein MSGLIDTTEMYLRTILELEEEGVVPMRARIAERLDQSGPTVSQTVARMERDGLVAVASDRHLELTEEGRRLATRVMRKHRLAECLLVDVIGLEWEQVHAEACRWEHVMSEAVERRVLELLRHPTESPYGNPIPGLEELGEKAEAESFLDDSMVSLADLDASGGKTVIVRRIGEPIQTDAQLMYTLRRAGVQPGSVVSVSESAGGVLVGSSGEAAELDAEVAAHVFVAKR; this is encoded by the coding sequence ATGTCCGGACTGATCGACACCACGGAGATGTATCTCCGCACCATCCTGGAGCTGGAAGAGGAAGGTGTGGTCCCGATGCGTGCCCGGATCGCCGAGCGGCTCGACCAGAGCGGTCCGACGGTGAGCCAGACGGTCGCCCGCATGGAGCGGGACGGCCTGGTCGCCGTGGCGAGCGACCGCCACCTGGAGCTGACCGAGGAGGGCCGCCGCCTCGCGACCCGCGTGATGCGCAAGCACCGGCTCGCCGAGTGTCTGCTCGTCGACGTGATCGGCCTGGAGTGGGAGCAGGTCCACGCGGAGGCGTGCCGCTGGGAGCACGTGATGAGCGAGGCCGTGGAGCGCCGCGTCCTGGAGCTGCTGCGCCACCCGACGGAGTCGCCGTACGGCAACCCGATCCCGGGCCTGGAGGAGCTGGGCGAGAAGGCCGAGGCCGAGTCCTTCCTCGACGACTCGATGGTGTCGCTGGCGGACCTGGACGCGAGCGGCGGCAAGACGGTGATCGTCCGCCGCATCGGCGAGCCGATCCAGACGGACGCCCAGCTCATGTACACGCTGCGGCGCGCGGGCGTGCAGCCCGGCTCGGTCGTGTCCGTGTCGGAGTCGGCGGGCGGCGTCCTGGTCGGCAGCAGCGGCGAGGCGGCGGAGCTGGACGCGGAGGTCGCGGCGCACGTGTTCGTCGCGAAGCGCTGA
- a CDS encoding FG-GAP-like repeat-containing protein yields the protein MRKTMRRGLASLLGITLLGGLGVATAAPAQAAASDCPKGYFCAWKTEDTTGTMFKTNKSLPTLGTWNNTFRSQINRSSKFACLYDLPNYELGTYWSLDPNEDPRGYDIVPNPHTSSVGLVATERECGGDAYPTWYAETSPKAAGFGDLNGDRKADVLVRDKAGRLWYLPGGFTGTLVGAGGWNGMNALVRHGDFSRDGKEDVIAREASTGRLWLYPGTGTGGLGARKLIGAGGWNGMSQIAAVGDLSRDGRADLLAVEKATGRLWLYPGTASGTLGARKLIGSGGWNSMNALTGPGDTNGDGRVDVYAREASTGKLWMYPGTTSGGLGARKLVGTGGWNVMGTFLSVGDFTGDGKPDLATIARRPILEPEHADELRTYRGLGTGALAAWDYTDGNWWGLNGAF from the coding sequence ATGCGCAAGACGATGAGACGCGGCCTGGCGTCCCTGCTCGGCATCACGCTCCTGGGGGGTCTCGGGGTGGCGACGGCCGCCCCCGCACAGGCGGCGGCGAGCGACTGTCCGAAGGGCTACTTCTGTGCCTGGAAGACGGAGGACACCACGGGGACGATGTTCAAGACGAACAAGTCCCTGCCGACCCTGGGCACCTGGAACAACACCTTCAGGTCCCAGATCAACCGCAGCTCGAAGTTCGCCTGTCTCTACGACCTGCCGAACTACGAGCTCGGCACCTACTGGTCGCTGGACCCGAACGAGGACCCCCGCGGCTACGACATCGTGCCGAACCCGCACACCAGCTCGGTGGGGCTCGTCGCCACGGAGCGCGAGTGCGGCGGCGACGCGTACCCGACGTGGTACGCGGAGACCTCCCCGAAGGCCGCTGGCTTCGGCGACCTGAACGGCGACCGGAAGGCGGACGTCCTCGTCCGCGACAAGGCAGGCCGCCTCTGGTACCTGCCCGGCGGCTTCACAGGCACCCTCGTCGGGGCCGGCGGCTGGAACGGCATGAACGCCCTCGTCCGGCACGGCGACTTCTCCCGTGACGGCAAGGAGGACGTGATCGCCCGCGAGGCGTCCACCGGCAGGCTGTGGCTCTACCCGGGCACGGGCACCGGCGGCCTCGGCGCCCGCAAGCTGATCGGCGCGGGTGGCTGGAACGGCATGTCCCAGATCGCCGCCGTCGGCGACCTCTCCCGCGACGGCCGAGCCGACCTCCTCGCCGTGGAGAAGGCCACCGGCAGGCTGTGGCTGTACCCCGGTACGGCCTCCGGCACCCTCGGCGCCCGCAAGCTGATCGGCTCCGGCGGCTGGAACAGCATGAACGCGCTGACCGGCCCCGGTGACACGAACGGCGACGGCCGCGTCGACGTGTACGCCCGCGAGGCGTCCACCGGCAAGCTGTGGATGTACCCCGGTACGACCTCCGGCGGCCTCGGCGCCCGCAAGCTGGTCGGCACGGGCGGCTGGAACGTGATGGGCACGTTCCTCTCCGTCGGTGACTTCACCGGCGACGGCAAGCCCGACCTCGCGACGATCGCCAGGCGGCCCATTCTCGAGCCCGAGCACGCGGACGAACTCCGCACCTACCGGGGCCTCGGCACCGGCGCGCTCGCGGCGTGGGACTACACCGACGGCAACTGGTGGGGCCTGAACGGCGCGTTCTGA
- a CDS encoding PAS domain-containing protein has product MSAFTGSARDTASVPGAGGDLLAALLDGMDAALCALDAGGVVTHWNREAERILGWPAAEAVGRRGFDGWAARSADAEETLARVMGAMRTPGRQVHELALLRKDGGRVLVRSQSAGVRDADGRPAGVYCAFSEVHVQIDLERSIALSEALFDDAPWGVVLIDADLRPAVVNGYAARAIGTGRTTLLGRPLGEVVAGGVEELEGALQHVLAEGGPPAPADLWVTLAAAQGAGERRRCWRSGFVRLASPMTEEPVPLGVAWVFQDVTAERLAAREADRTRFRWSQLHRAGVAAAEYADPAEAVAVLLDFALAGFADHGLVDRVAGDRRLTRAVASPAGAPDADGLCGGFPQRYGPEHPALQAWDRAGSVRVSAGRDAAEWAAERHWPADTAHALCTALRSRGRTVGVLTFLRTAARGGFDRQDALYAETVAARVAAALDVPPLA; this is encoded by the coding sequence GTGAGTGCCTTCACGGGGTCCGCGCGGGACACCGCTTCCGTGCCGGGAGCGGGCGGCGATCTGCTGGCCGCGCTGCTCGACGGGATGGACGCGGCGCTGTGCGCGCTGGACGCGGGCGGGGTGGTGACGCACTGGAACCGCGAGGCCGAGCGGATCCTCGGGTGGCCGGCGGCCGAGGCCGTCGGGCGGCGCGGATTCGACGGCTGGGCGGCGCGCAGCGCGGACGCGGAGGAGACGCTCGCCCGGGTGATGGGGGCGATGCGGACGCCGGGCCGGCAGGTGCACGAACTGGCGCTGCTCCGCAAGGACGGCGGCCGGGTGCTGGTGCGCAGCCAGTCGGCGGGGGTGCGGGACGCCGACGGGCGGCCGGCGGGCGTGTACTGCGCGTTCAGCGAGGTGCACGTGCAGATCGACCTGGAGCGGTCGATCGCGCTGAGCGAGGCGCTGTTCGACGACGCCCCCTGGGGGGTCGTGCTGATCGACGCCGATCTGCGTCCGGCGGTCGTCAACGGCTACGCGGCCCGGGCGATCGGCACCGGACGGACGACACTCCTGGGGCGCCCCCTGGGCGAGGTCGTGGCCGGGGGCGTGGAGGAGCTGGAGGGCGCGCTCCAGCACGTGCTCGCGGAGGGCGGTCCGCCGGCGCCGGCGGACCTGTGGGTGACGCTGGCGGCGGCCCAGGGGGCCGGGGAGCGGCGGCGGTGCTGGCGGAGCGGGTTCGTGCGGCTGGCGTCGCCGATGACGGAGGAGCCGGTGCCGCTGGGGGTGGCCTGGGTCTTCCAGGACGTGACGGCGGAGCGGCTCGCGGCGCGGGAGGCGGACCGGACCCGGTTCCGGTGGAGCCAGCTGCACCGGGCGGGCGTGGCGGCGGCGGAGTACGCGGATCCGGCGGAGGCGGTGGCGGTGCTGCTGGACTTCGCGCTGGCCGGGTTCGCCGACCACGGTCTGGTGGACCGGGTGGCGGGCGACCGGCGGCTGACGCGCGCGGTGGCGTCCCCGGCGGGCGCCCCGGACGCGGACGGCCTGTGCGGTGGATTCCCGCAGCGGTACGGCCCCGAGCATCCGGCGCTCCAGGCGTGGGACCGGGCGGGTTCGGTGCGGGTGAGCGCGGGCCGGGACGCGGCGGAGTGGGCGGCGGAGCGCCACTGGCCGGCGGACACGGCGCACGCGCTGTGCACGGCGCTGCGGTCCCGGGGCCGTACGGTCGGCGTCCTCACCTTCCTGCGGACGGCGGCGCGGGGCGGCTTCGACCGGCAGGACGCGCTCTACGCGGAGACGGTGGCGGCCCGGGTGGCGGCGGCACTGGACGTACCGCCGCTCGCCTGA
- a CDS encoding SIS domain-containing protein has protein sequence MGESKLAGQFFDAAIGLLQEVRDGDSAEIAAAGAAVAEAVANGNRLFAFGAGHSSLPAQDVVYRAGGFALMNLLAVPGVVGVDVMPATLGSALERVDGLAGAVLDSSPAAAGDVLFIISLSGRNALPVEMAMNARALGLTVVGVTSVAYATETKSRHVSGTYLKDHCDIVLDSRIAVGDAELTHEGIEAPFAPASTVVTSALMQATMAAAAEELVRRGIEPPLLRSGNVDGGHEWNGRVMSEYKDRIFYRH, from the coding sequence ATGGGCGAGAGCAAGCTGGCCGGACAGTTCTTCGACGCCGCGATCGGTCTGCTCCAGGAGGTGCGCGACGGGGACTCCGCCGAGATCGCCGCCGCCGGAGCCGCCGTCGCCGAAGCCGTCGCGAACGGCAACCGGCTCTTCGCCTTCGGCGCCGGGCACTCCTCGCTCCCCGCCCAGGACGTCGTCTACCGGGCCGGCGGCTTCGCCCTGATGAACCTGCTCGCCGTCCCCGGCGTCGTCGGCGTCGACGTCATGCCGGCGACGCTCGGCTCCGCCCTGGAGCGCGTCGACGGGCTCGCCGGGGCCGTCCTCGACTCCTCGCCCGCCGCCGCCGGCGACGTCCTCTTCATCATCTCCCTCTCGGGCCGCAACGCCCTGCCCGTGGAGATGGCCATGAACGCCCGCGCGCTCGGCCTCACCGTCGTCGGCGTCACCTCGGTGGCGTACGCGACGGAGACGAAGTCCCGGCACGTCTCGGGGACGTACCTCAAGGACCACTGCGACATCGTCCTCGACTCGCGGATCGCCGTCGGCGACGCCGAACTGACCCACGAGGGCATCGAGGCGCCCTTCGCCCCCGCCTCCACCGTCGTCACCAGCGCCCTGATGCAGGCCACCATGGCCGCCGCCGCCGAGGAGCTGGTCCGGCGCGGCATCGAGCCGCCGCTGCTGCGCTCGGGCAACGTCGACGGCGGACACGAGTGGAACGGGCGCGTGATGAGCGAGTACAAGGACCGGATCTTCTACCGGCACTGA
- a CDS encoding FG-GAP-like repeat-containing protein, with protein MRISLRRRVATAATALGLTTLGVLGAGAAPAQAAPADCPVGYFCGWKTYDATGTMYKTNASVATLGTWDNQFRTVSNRTSKFACLHDDANYGYDGNVGSVAPNPSGTEWGGPGSNGVSSVRLVATERECGGWEPYPYWYANPQATAPAFGDLNGDKTSDVLARDKAGRLWFLPGDSSGKLVGAGGWNAMNALTRHGDFSGDGKEDVIAREASTGKLWLYKGAGTGSLGTRLLIGSGGWNAMNHLTAFGDLTGDGRSDLFAVEKSTGKLWLYPGTSTGALGARKLIGAGGWNSMNALVGFGDMTKDGKADLLARETSTGKLWLYPGKTGGLATRVLIGSGWNSMAAFLAVGDRTGDGYADMAAITNSSYSSNYGRGPGLLVAYDGKSTNGFQPGVMEDESWFDLNGQF; from the coding sequence ATGCGCATATCTCTGCGCCGGCGCGTGGCCACGGCGGCCACGGCGCTCGGCCTCACCACGCTCGGCGTCCTCGGCGCCGGTGCGGCCCCCGCCCAGGCGGCGCCGGCCGACTGCCCGGTGGGCTACTTCTGTGGCTGGAAGACGTACGACGCCACCGGCACGATGTACAAGACGAACGCGAGCGTCGCGACGCTCGGCACCTGGGACAACCAGTTCCGCACGGTCTCCAACCGGACCAGCAAGTTCGCCTGTCTCCACGACGACGCGAACTACGGATACGACGGCAACGTAGGCTCCGTCGCCCCCAACCCCTCGGGCACCGAGTGGGGCGGCCCCGGCAGCAACGGCGTCAGCTCCGTCCGCCTGGTCGCCACCGAGCGCGAGTGCGGCGGCTGGGAGCCCTACCCGTACTGGTACGCGAACCCGCAGGCCACCGCGCCCGCCTTCGGCGACCTGAACGGCGACAAGACGTCCGACGTCCTCGCCCGGGACAAGGCCGGCCGCCTCTGGTTCCTCCCCGGCGACAGCAGCGGCAAGCTCGTCGGCGCCGGCGGCTGGAACGCGATGAACGCCCTCACCCGGCACGGCGACTTCTCCGGCGACGGCAAGGAGGACGTGATCGCCCGCGAGGCGTCCACCGGCAAGCTGTGGCTCTACAAGGGCGCGGGCACCGGCTCCCTCGGCACCCGCCTCCTCATCGGTTCGGGCGGCTGGAACGCCATGAACCACCTCACCGCCTTCGGCGACCTCACCGGCGACGGCCGCTCCGACCTCTTCGCCGTGGAGAAGTCCACCGGCAAGCTGTGGCTGTACCCCGGTACGTCCACCGGCGCGCTCGGCGCCCGCAAGCTGATCGGCGCGGGCGGCTGGAACAGCATGAACGCCCTCGTCGGCTTCGGCGACATGACGAAGGACGGCAAGGCCGACCTCCTCGCCCGCGAGACCTCCACCGGCAAGCTGTGGCTGTACCCCGGCAAGACCGGCGGCCTCGCCACCCGCGTCCTGATCGGCAGCGGCTGGAACAGCATGGCCGCGTTCCTCGCGGTCGGCGACCGCACCGGCGACGGCTACGCCGACATGGCCGCCATCACGAACAGCAGCTACTCGTCGAACTACGGCCGCGGCCCGGGCCTCCTGGTCGCGTACGACGGCAAGTCCACGAACGGCTTCCAGCCGGGCGTCATGGAGGACGAGTCCTGGTTCGACCTGAACGGCCAGTTCTGA
- a CDS encoding response regulator transcription factor produces the protein MTIKVLLVDDEPLVRAGLRAVLEAQPDIEVVGEAADGAAVIPLVRSLRPDVVAMDVRMPLMDGIEATQAVLRTVDAPPKILVVTTFENDEYVYGALRAGADGFLLKRARPAEIVHAVRLVAEGDSLLFPAAVRDMAASYARDRPANEAHEALLRAQLTEREEDVLRLMARGLSNAEIAARLVVGTETVKSHVSSVLAKLGARDRTQAVIAAYESGFVSPT, from the coding sequence ATGACGATCAAGGTCCTCCTCGTAGACGACGAACCCCTTGTGCGGGCGGGCCTGCGGGCCGTCCTGGAGGCCCAGCCCGACATCGAGGTGGTGGGCGAGGCGGCGGACGGCGCGGCCGTCATCCCCCTCGTCCGGAGCCTGCGCCCCGACGTCGTCGCGATGGACGTCCGGATGCCCCTCATGGACGGCATCGAGGCCACCCAGGCCGTACTCCGCACGGTCGACGCGCCGCCGAAGATCCTGGTGGTGACGACCTTCGAGAACGACGAGTACGTCTACGGCGCCCTCCGCGCCGGCGCCGACGGCTTCCTCCTCAAGCGCGCCCGCCCCGCCGAGATCGTCCACGCCGTCCGGCTGGTCGCGGAGGGAGACTCGCTCCTCTTCCCGGCGGCGGTACGCGACATGGCGGCGTCCTACGCCCGGGACCGGCCCGCCAACGAGGCCCACGAGGCCCTGCTCCGCGCCCAGCTGACGGAGCGGGAGGAGGACGTGCTCCGCCTGATGGCCCGGGGCCTGTCCAACGCGGAGATCGCGGCCCGTCTCGTCGTCGGCACGGAGACGGTCAAGTCCCACGTCAGCTCCGTCCTCGCCAAACTGGGCGCCCGCGACCGCACCCAGGCGGTCATCGCCGCCTACGAGTCGGGCTTCGTCTCGCCGACGTGA